TTGGAACTTTATTGTAAAATTTACATTGGTAAATGAGAATGGCAAGtaatctcaaacaaaaaaatctttctagaatgacaagtaataaAAACTAGAGGGAGTATAtcactaaaaaaatttgattcatatgacaaattattattttcccgTATGCCCggaaatatgatttttttttctttttcttttatcagtgaatgtgaaaaaaaagatatatttttaactttttaacaaaaaattaaaatatactccctccgtttcaaaatataggatgttttagttaaaacatgcatattaaaaaatagttacttttataaaatttaaccaatcataaaccgaaccgatatttttggtgtttggttcggtttcggttatggCGGCTGAACCGAtcggtacaatttttttttccaaaaaaaccgaaatatttcggttatttcggttcggttttcggttaaccgattttttttgatttttttttgaattttttttgaatttttttaggaaaaaactaataaaaccgaaatttaccctaaaataaccgaatttaccctaaaataaccgaaataatcgaaatatttgaaataaaaccgaaaacccgaaattatctctaaataaccgaaaatccaatttttcatgtttttaatcaaatttcggttaatttcggttttgaaattttaaaaccgaattaaccgagaaaccgaaataaccgaaccgaaatatattttggttcaattcggtaagattttcaaaacttaaaaaaaaccgaaaaaccgaaataaccgaaccgaattcaCCGAAATAACCAAAGTCCCAGACCtacataaacaagactgcaaaatataaaacataaaattaatcaaaaagttacattaaaaattataatatattatattataaaagttatatttatattatgaaaccGAGGAGTATATTTTATAACTGAAAACTGCCACACGAGAAGGTTTTCTCAGAAAAACAACACTCTGTTCGAAATTCATACAACGTAACATCGTGTCGTTTAGACTTTTAGCAGCTACAGATCCAAAACTGTTAAAAGTGTGAGTCTCGTGATCCGTTGACTCACAAGACCAGAAGAACGAAGCTATGTCAGAGACCGCCGTGTCAATCGATTGGGATCGATCTAAGtcggaggaagaagacgatgatgaagaagaagaagaagagtattcGTCGCCGATGCAATCTTTTCCGGGGCCACCGCCACCGCCGTCGGCAAATTTCGAGAAAGATCGACACTTGGTGTATTTGGAGATGATGTACGAGTTGCTTCCGTACCATTACCAATCTCAGGAGATCAATCGTCTCACCCTCGCTCACTTCATTATCTCCGGTCTTCACTTTCTCAACGCAAAAGATCGTGTTAGTCTCTCTTCACTCTTcattatcaaaaattttaattttgtgaatttcaTCTGTaaagttttgtgattttgttgaCTTTATTGAAATCGTTGGTGAAGGTTGACAAAGATGTTGTTGCAAAGTGGGTTTTGTCATTCCAGGCCCTGCCTAGTAACAGAGTTTCACTGAAAGATGGTATTATTCTCGAGTTTATTATCTACAAGCATATGTTTATGAGCAAGTTCTAAATTTAGCATGTGATCAGTGAATGAGATGTTCCTTCTTGCAGGAGAGTTTTATGGGTTCTTTGGTTCAAGGAGTTCTCAGTTTCCCGTAGATGAGAATGGGGTAATAATACTAAGTCTGTTCTTTATGCTTTCTACATTACaagatttagtttttgattatctttgttttgtatCTGTGGGACAGGATTTTTTAACTCATAACAGTAGTCACTTGGCAAGCACTTACTGTGCATTGGCCATTCTGAAGGTTACTGGACATGACCTCTCGACCATTGACTCTGAGTTGTTATTGTTGTCCATGAAAAACCTCCAACAGGATGATGGAAGGTATTATTAGTTTTTGGAGCTTTAAAAGCATAATGCGTTTGTAATGTCACAAGTGTGTAACTCatttgctttgttctttttGGAGCTGGAAAAGTTTCCTAACTTGCATCTGACGAACTCCGGGAATTTGTGCAATATTCTCATTTACATGGTGCAACAAGTTTGGCTGGTATTGTGTAATGGGGTCTAAATTGGGTTATGATACTTTGTTCGTTTTGCTGCAGCTTCATGCCTATCCATATTGGAGGTGAAACTGATCTTCGATTTGTATATTGTGCTGGTAAGGAGTAGCTACCTTACAGGATTTACAGATCATGTCTTTATACTTAGGGAAGAGTATCattctagtttttttatttgtggatCAGCTGCAATTTGTTACATGCTAGATAGTTGGAGTGGAATGGACAAAGAGAAGGCTAAGAACTACATATTAAACTGTCAGGTTTACTTCTGTTCTTGTAGTTGCTTTGTCATTTTGTCTTccattgttatttgttaatttctGTTTGTTAAGAAGACATTCTTGTGAAACATTCTTTTTGCAGTCATATGATGGTGGCTTTGGGCTGATCCCTGGTTCTGAGTCTCATGGTGAGTTGAAGACAATTCTTATACAACCTTACAGTTGATTTTTTCCATGAGCAGTCCAACTACGTAGCACATATGTTACGTGAATGGGCAAGAAACTGTTACTGAATTGGTTATCGAGGACACTATAGATAACTAAGCTGTTTCATATAGGTTTCTATTTCAATGGCTACACATTAGAAAAAAAGCTTTAGTATAGTCTTATGTTATGAGGCATTGGGTTTACTTGACTCCACTCGTGTATGATGCTTACCTACGTTCTGCAACTTAGTTATGCAGGTGGTGCTACTTACTGTGCTATTGCGTCCCTTCGGTTGATGGGATTTATTGGAGTTGATTTATTATCAAATGATTCATCCAGTTCAGTCATAAACCCTTCATTGCTTCTAAACTGGTGCCTACAGGTACTGCTTCATAGAATCTTGTTTGTTTACCTGATAAATATTACCTTAGTTTCGTAATGATCCTGAGTGATCTGATGGTTTTCCTAACCTTTCCTATAGCGACAAGCCAATGATGGTGGGTTTCAAGGTAGGACTAACAAGCCGAGTGACACATGCTATGCATTTTGGTTAGTCCACTCAACCTTTACTGTCACCGGCTTTAACTGTTCTCATCCACTTATAATGCATATTTTGTAGGATTGGAGCTGTCCTTAAACTCGTAGGAGGCGATGCATTGATCGACAAAATTGCTCTACGCAAATTTTTACTGAATTGTCAGTCCAAGGTAACTCTTCTTCTACGTCTCATATCTCAGTTGATACCAAGCTTATAGTTATTTAGCATTAAAGCTGATAGCAGCTTATGGAGCCAATAGGATAGTTTGGTACACTGTCCCAACTCAtgtgtttacattttttttattcacgATCGAGGACTGGTAATAACAATGTGATTAACGCTGCCACGGCTCATGCTTTTTTGTGTGCAGTATGGTGGATTCAGTAAATTCCCAGGACAGTTACCGGACCTGTATCATTCATACTACGGTTACACGGCTTTTAGCCTCTTGGAGGAACCGAGCTTAAGTCCTCTATGTCCTGAGCTAGGGTTACCTCTTCTTGCAGCGACGGGAATTTGATGTTTAGATTTCCTCAAACTCAAAGCCACATTCTTCTATCACCACACTTGTAACGTTTTTATTCAAACATTCCACGAGGCAGAGTCGCTCTGTTTCAGCAGTTAAATTCTTTTTGGTATATTCAATTATTCATTAGGCTCTCAGTATGGTAACAttgcaaactaaaaaaaaattgaaaaattatgaagaaaaaccaaatttaataGTTGAGTAtggatttattttaattcttagaaatagacatagaaacaaagaatcaacattttaaaatcataaaatctgTAGAATTGTGTGATTtggcaaagaaacaaaagacataaGTTTTTGCAGTTTTCAACTCTTGTGAACAAGTGAGTGGTGTTGTTGACGCCACTTGGATGAAAAGTATCAGACATAAACTGAAAAAATTGGGACAAAAATCCTAAAGGGGGAAAGAGATTCCCTCCAACTTGGTCTTTCATGAGTCTTGTCTCTATATACAATCGTCTTATTCCAATTTACCGGTCGATGTTCAAAGTTTCAATGCCGTAAAAAGAATTATTCTTACTGTAGTAGTAGCGTTTTCGAAGCATATGATCTCGAATAAATCAACTAGATTAGTATATTTAATCCCTTTACTTTTTTGATCTTCACGTGTTATGTTTACCTTTCTAACTCCATATTCGATACAAATATTAAAGCTTGTTCAGAACTAATCCCTTTTTTAAAGTGAAAAGTCGGTTTAGGATAAGGGAGTGCTGAGTTCCTGCATCTTTAAATGTCAACCACAACAGTAGTTAAACTATATATgctataaaagaaaatagaatccaAAGCCAATCTTTTTATTCGCATGATTTGAttgaaaaatacacaaatttgGCTAAAACAAATTCTCTCTATCCATCGAAAAAATGTACAACCGGTTTAAATCCAGTGACAAGCCAAAAACATTcagaccaaaaacaaatgttgatgATTAAATCAGACCGAAAAGCCGGTTTAATTCTATTTGGCTTTCTCCAATatcctctcttatcttcttGATTCCGATTCTTGAACTGTGTTTTTCACCAATTCTGGCCCTTGAATTCACTCGGTTTCTGCAATCTCCATCACTCTCTTCTTGTAAAGCTTCTCCTCTGCGTCTCTTAAGAACTTGAATCTCGACAATGGcgaagatgacgatgatgatggtgaattTGATGATGACAATGGCGATGATCTCACTAGCCTATTAAACTCAGCATCAGACGATGACTCGAAGAAACTCGAGATCCCTTCTTTTCTACTACCATTACAAGACTCCATTAGTAATGGAGTTAAAGGAGGCGTGAACAACGAAGGAGAAGCACGAGGAGTAAGATACGGAGGAGTGATGGCACCACTTTCCATATTAAGAAACAAATCattcaaactctttccttttgtggaaaccaCCCCATCTTGAGATTCCATCTCCTCTACTGTTTCCTCCATGATTGTGAACAGAAAACTCGGCACATGCCCTGTACCACACACATTCCCAAACCCATCATCAGGAGGAAGAGACTGTACTTGCTCAGTTCCAATGGGCTTAGggtttgagaaagaagaaggagatgaagaagaagaagggtttgTGGTACTACTGCaacagaagatgaagagaagctCTCTGGTTCCAGGGGTAGAATAGTCATTTCGAAAGTCAGGCCTCGTCGCCGACGACCTCTTCTTGCACCAAAGCAAGTAATAGAGCTCAGCGAGAAGAGCTAATAGTAAACAACCAAAGACTATGCTTAGAGCAAGTCCAACACTACTCAGAgatctcatctttcttctttttccagaTAAGATTCACATCTCTTATTATTCATCTCGATTCGACCAAATGTGAGATgcagaagaaacagaaactataTATGGAGGCTGTCTATGAttcttagaaaagaaaagagaaagggtTTTTGCTGAAACGAAAAACTTAGATTTAAGGTTGGGGATATCGATGAAAGAAGAGTAGAGAAatgtgaaaataaataatttcctaaaataggTGTGGGGTTATATAGCGAAGTGTGGAAGTGAAACTCGTTTGTATTTTAGAATCAATAAAAAAAGCATAAGTGAATACGAAGTTTTAGCCTTAATGAAAGGCCCTAGTTACcactttaataaaaatatatatatatatatatatatatatatatatatatatatatcttattttgaATTCTATTATGATTTGTACCATTGATGGTGAATGAATCAAACTATTGTACAAGCATTATTTTGGATAACGAATGGTTCTACCGACAACTCTATAACGAACAATTCTATTCGTACcgtaaataaattatactaaagACGACTCACTATCGATACTGCATTTACATATGCACTATATCTCAAGATGAATATATTTACTCTTAATACAATGAATTACGAAGAACGACTCTTGAATGGACGAGGGACGAGGGAGAGACGTTCACTTTTGAAAATTTCAGTTTCTCTAATCTTTACTTTacttttttctcttcaaatAATTTCCGTTTCAAAGCATCAAACATGGATAGGACACCTTTAAGGCCGCAACCCATGTGATGTGACGCATATTTTATGCAGTGATGAACTTGAGACTGACTAACACAAGTAGCAATAAAGAGAAACATAAATGAAATAGAgtgagatttgtttgttttgcggTTGTTCATGCCTATTGATATCAAAGTCAGAGTCAGATTAGTCCACCAAATCAAAGTGTCAGTGACTCCGCCTCAATTATATAATTTCGTGTTGTCATGCATCAGCAACTATCTAGCCTCTTCCATCAACCAATCATACGTTTTATGTAGCTAGTAGGCTAGTAGCATCAATACTGATATCCCATTTTCATTTTATACGTGGTTCCTTTCGTCATACCACTTGAATATTTCTTGAAATCACTTTATTTCCTCGAATTTGTGGACGGAAAATTTTATTCTTAGTATTTCTAAGAGCAACTCCAAccataaaacaccaaaacaccaaattttgaCACTAAATTATGTGTTTTGGTGTTCCAAAAAAATTTTCATCTCCAACCACAACACCAAAATTcacactaaaacaaaaattttgattattatattattaaatttaaaatactatttttaatagtttaataaacATCAATATTTATCTAAACGATTTATTTCAATTCAATacttaatataaaattacaatcaataacttaaaataacgaaaaatactttaaattaagaaataaattatattttactaattttcaCAATTAGTAAATTCGGACCACAAGTGCTCAATTAATGCATTTCGAACAACTCATGGAACAAAATGATAAGCTTATCAAAGCTATTACTAAAGGTATTTCTGAAAGAAATGAAATTCAAAGACAGAAGGTCGAGGTACAACAAATGAAACAAGAGAATAAAATACTATTCACATATTTGAGTATTGTAACTGATCCAGCATGACGTACATACAATGAAAACGAAAGAGCAATAATTTTGAGAAGAAGAGCAGCAACAAACCAAAATGAAGAACACGGAGAAGGTTCTCAAAGCCAGTATTTTGGATCCCAATATCGAGCATCCCAAAATCAAGAAGATTTAGTTCAAGGAGAACATGTTCAAGGAAATTAgattgttattaaaaattatattatgtatcttattgcatttagtttttatgtttgtttagttttaattttgtaatattatgttTTCACTATTTTATTGAAGTTTAGTATGAACTTTTAATcttattaaatttgatatttattttgaaattttatcgtaattattattttatgctatattaattatagttacTAGTTTATATTAAATGTAATAAGATAGTTTTAACAATATTAATGATATATCTAGTTTTTAGTTgattaacaataattttaatatatttttaaatcaaaaacatgaataaaataataaatatatttttagtgttttgtgaATAGTGTTACTATtcacaaaacactaaaaaaatggagatagtgtttgttttggtgtttggttGGAGAACATTAACGCTATAATTGGTGTTTTGCCGTCCCTGTTGGAGTTGCCCTAATGCATCAAAATCGTCATATTTACTTAGTTTTGCTTCTATTCAAAAATTTTGCCAGCAAAGTGGAATCATGGATTCCTAAATAACAGTAAAGTTGGGAAATTGGAAACTATGTTCATATTTCTAAGGAGGCAATCTATAGCTCTTCCTTCTGACCAAttgcaaacacaaaaaaaacaaaaaaaaaagactgagaCTAGTTAAGTCTAATTAGACTCACAACTACATTCGATTTTCTTGTGTTCCACATCATCAAAAAACTGGCCTTCatcactttttcttttgggaattCACATATGATTTTTGATTGTGAGTAGATGAGAACATGGACCGGTCAATCAATGGTTCATCAGGTCGAGTATGACCAGCCACTTTGCAACACCTCATACATATTTTTCACATTagcatttttgaaaaaagatttCCTTAATGTCAACTTTTTGTTTAAGAATGAAGgtataagtttaaattttataaatgagaatGTACACGTGGGTTTGAAATCCAATAGTTTTTTAAGAAAAGAGTGTGAAAATGTGCTGGTAAGAGTCTCAAATTAGGACTAACATGGAGAAGACAAGCACatgaatgataaaaaaataaaaataaaaaatctaaggCAGACCTTAGatatttttatccaaaaattcaaaagttCTCTTTTGTGTGTCtcttatgtaaaaaaataccctatatattcaaaatatgaTCATAGAGAAAAACGAATGACTAAAGTCATATCAAATCACAAAAAAGTTTGACTTCACATTAATCTCACAAATTATAAGTTTTAGTTTTCGTCATTATATCCCACATTATGTAATCAACAAAACCATTATTATACAATCCATGCATCTCACATGATGTCATACTACTTATGGATTTCCTTTAAAACACggcacaaaataaaaatagcaaaCCTAATCTTTCCTTCTCCcaaacttaattttaaaaaaatacacaggtttattaaattaaaaaagtagaACCACTTATTTCCCACCACAGGTATTATTACAATTATCATCATACGAATATCTTATTACAATAAATCGTGAATGATTTGTTGTTAATTATTTGTATTAAAACGAGCCcacacataataataataataataataataataataagaaaaagatcTTAATTATCCATCTACCTTAAAATCTACGGACCGCGGCGTCTTAACAAATACTAATAATACAGTTCGTGAAATCTCGATAATACCCTCAGATTCAAAAGATAAACGACGACGGATACGTGTTCATTAGCCAACCCagcctttttatttttcttcttacgtGTGTATGACTAGACACGTAGGTCCCACACTGCACCACGACAACaactcatttaaaattaaaacctaaaaaaacaaaaacaaattaaattNatatataaaaaaaaatcttctcgttacttctttccttttttttttttgcttttcttttctccccCGACATTGTTGCTTTTCCTCTGTTCGGTCGGGGTTTACAACATCGCCCCCCCCCCATTcattcattgttgttgttgaatccGGAACGGTGGAATTTAgccgaaagaaaaaaaaaatgggaattcTCAACGACGACGCCGTTTTAATCGAACCTGGAAAAATCTCCGGCGATCCCACCATCGTTACCGTCAATTGTCCTGATGAATCCGGTTTAGGTTCTACTCTCTGTAGAATCATCCTCGAATTTGGTCTCTCCATTACCCGTGCAggtctgtattttttttacttcgtTATCCCTTTCTTGTTAAATAAGAATATACTCTGTTTGTCGTTTACCTTTACGAATATTCTTCTTTTAAGATTCATCAAATTCTAATTCGattgttgtaaaaaaattgCAGATTTTTCAACAGATGGGAGATGGTGTTATATAGTGTTTTGGGTTACTCCAGATAATAATAACAGCTCTCCTAAGATTGATTGGGAAAGCTTAAAGAATCGCCTTTTATCTGCTTGTCCTTCTTGCTTAGGCTCTTTCTACTTCTCTCTTCAATCCAATGTCTCTatccctcctcctccttcccTTTATCTTCTCAAGTTCTTTTGCCGTGACCGTAAAGGCTTGCTTCatggtttgttattttt
The Camelina sativa cultivar DH55 chromosome 6, Cs, whole genome shotgun sequence genome window above contains:
- the LOC104792783 gene encoding uncharacterized protein LOC104792783 codes for the protein MRSLSSVGLALSIVFGCLLLALLAELYYLLWCKKRSSATRPDFRNDYSTPGTRELLFIFCCSSTTNPSSSSSPSSFSNPKPIGTEQVQSLPPDDGFGNVCGTGHVPSFLFTIMEETVEEMESQDGVVSTKGKSLNDLFLNMESGAITPPYLTPRASPSLFTPPLTPLLMESCNGSRKEGISSFFESSSDAEFNRLVRSSPLSSSNSPSSSSSSPLSRFKFLRDAEEKLYKKRVMEIAETE
- the LOC104792782 gene encoding geranylgeranyl transferase type-1 subunit beta-like encodes the protein MSETAVSIDWDRSKSEEEDDDEEEEEEYSSPMQSFPGPPPPPSANFEKDRHLVYLEMMYELLPYHYQSQEINRLTLAHFIISGLHFLNAKDRVDKDVVAKWVLSFQALPSNRVSLKDGEFYGFFGSRSSQFPVDENGDFLTHNSSHLASTYCALAILKVTGHDLSTIDSELLLLSMKNLQQDDGSFMPIHIGGETDLRFVYCAAAICYMLDSWSGMDKEKAKNYILNCQSYDGGFGLIPGSESHGGATYCAIASLRLMGFIGVDLLSNDSSSSVINPSLLLNWCLQRQANDGGFQGRTNKPSDTCYAFWIGAVLKLVGGDALIDKIALRKFLLNCQSKYGGFSKFPGQLPDLYHSYYGYTAFSLLEEPSLSPLCPELGLPLLAATGI